A single region of the Branchiostoma lanceolatum isolate klBraLanc5 chromosome 1, klBraLanc5.hap2, whole genome shotgun sequence genome encodes:
- the LOC136420969 gene encoding E3 ubiquitin-protein ligase HACE1-like codes for MKSMESAMERLHRLTRSLRSARAVELPADPETAAYLLMPMIIANQHRSVADLISNSSFDVNYAFGRAQRNLLHIAANCGSFECMVLLLKKGADVNYQDMSGCTALHLAARNGQKKCLAKLLEYNADVNIRNNEGLTTIHWLAVNGRTELLHDLLQHVENVDVDVGDRKQNVDVEDAQGQTALHVACQNGHKSTVLCLLDNGADINRPNVTGATPLSFACSHGQRDTAQILLSRGAKYLGDSNGCAPLELAVQGGYSETCEVLLQHIPRLFEPLMQMTLITNIKEAMLFKVLAFICQSSVSQHHMILVSVAELASAAGHRLLSVSSNYEDQVVSFLRCVKMLCRLYRLAPCEHSVKDSYTASRNTVPMATVFRPLELLWKSLEEWLLLIGSELNRAKAAPCMGSKGVGDEDNLQDTDEIATALIADRLSLHEDDLPAEMTLSSSLQSLTLGGSGELKDHIVEEEDEPEAAAPLQDCEVETPTEQSANKQGVKIAGPDHDVRTDSQQSDSAQQGGVVFNTSSHDTQGHHSTVRGHRRSRSRTYSSSSSRGASPPGSASRSHSAQDVVAACADRVCAVIQAFYNCCSCHTPQGMTSPRFIEFVVRHDAVLKFLVTRNPKIIFDHFHFLLECPELMSRFMHIIKAQDFTARREWFYENLHPQTGDRDLVHRPPSEDDVLLINREQVFDSSCKIVTKLNSEKLKENIAVKFSGEEGMGQGVVREWFDILSKEILNPDYALFTMSADGSTFQPNSNSAVNPDHLNYFRFAGGIMGLALYHRQLLNVYFTRSFYKHILGIPVNYHDVASIDPEYAKNLQWILDHDISDLGLELTFSVETDVFGAMEEVELKPDGKNIQVTEANKAEYVQLVTELRMTRAIQPQINAFLQGFHAFIPCSLVQLFDEYELELMLSGLPEVDVEDFEKNTDYNSGYTADCPVIKWFWETVRDFPQQERVLLLQFVTGSSRVPHGGFAYLPGGSGMQKITISPVTYTPNLLPTASTCINLLKLPEYRSREELRERLKIALQHGSLGYGMA; via the exons ATGAAGAGCATGGAGAGTGCGATGGAGAGACTCCACCGGCTGACACGGTCCTTACGCAGCGCGCGTGCGGTGGAGCTGCCCGCCGACCCAGAGACGGCAGCGTACCTTCTCATGCCAATGATTATTGCAAACCAACATAG GTCTGTTGCAGATCTCATCAGTAATTCCAGTTTTGATGTGAACTATGCGTTTGGACGGGCCCAGAGGAACCTGCTCCATATTGCTGCCAA CTGCGGGTCATTTGAATGCATGGTACTTCTACTGAAGAAGGGCGCTGATGTCAACTACCAGGACATGTCAGGATGTACCGCTCTGCACCTGGCTGCCAGGAATGG tcaGAAGAAATGTCTTGCCAAGCTGCTAGAATACAATGCAGATGTCAACATACGCAACAATGAAGGCCTAACTACA ATCCACTGGTTGGCAGTGAATGGTCGGACCGAGCTGCTGCATGATCTACTGCAGCATGTAGAGAATGTGGACGTTGACGTGGgagacagaaaacaaaatgttgatgtAGAG GATGCACAAGGCCAGACTGCACTACACGTGGCATGCCAAAATGGACATAAGTCA ACAGTCCTGTGTCTGTTGGACAACGGTGCAGACATCAACAGACCCAATGTGACAGGAGCCACACCCCTGTCATTTGCATGCAG TCATGGCCAGCGGGACACAGCACAGATTTTGCTGTCCAGAGGAGCCAAGTACCTGGGGGACAGCAACGGATGTGCACCACTAGAACTGGCAGTCCAG GGTGGCTACAGTGAAACATGTGAAGTGTTATTGCAGCACATCCCAAGGCTGTTTGAACCACTCATGCAGATGACACTCATCACCAACATTAAGGAAGCCATG TTATTCAAAGTGCTGGCTTTTATCTGCCAGAGCTCTGTGTCCCAACATCACATGATCCTGGTCAGTGTGGCAGAGCTGGCATCAGCTGCAGGTCACAGACTACTCAG CGTGTCCAGTAACTACGAAGACCAAGTGGTAAGTTTTCTCCGCTGTGTGAAAATGCTGTGTCGCCTGTACCGACTGGCCCCGTGTGAACACAGTGTGAAGGACAGCTACACAGCATCCAGGAACACTGTTCCCATGGCAACTGTCTTTCGG CCACTGGAACTGCTCTGGAAATCATTGGAGGAATGGCTGCTCCTGATTGGTTCAGAGCTGAACAGGGCTAAGGCAGCCCCCTGCATGGGTAGTAAAGGTGTGGGTGACGAGGACAACCTGCAGGACACTGATGAGATAGCTACAGCACTGATCGCTGACAGACTGTCTCTTCACGAG GACGACCTGCCAGCGGAGATGACCTTGAGCTCATCTCTACAGAGTCTGACCTTGGGGGGGTCAGGAGAGCTGAAGGATCACATCGTGGAGGAGGAAGACGAACCCGAGGCTGCGGCACCGCTCCAGGACTGTGAGGTGGAGACACCGACGGAACAGTCTGCCAATAAGCAGGGAGTCAAGATAGCAGGCCCTGATCACGATGTGAGAACTGATAGCCAACAGTCTGATTCTGCACAACAAGGTGGTGTCGTGTTCAACACAAGTTCACATGACACTCAAGGTCACCATTCCACAGTGAGAGGTCACAGAAGGTCGCGGTCGAGAACCTACAGCAGCTCCAGCAGCAGAGGCGCCAGCCCCCCAGGATCAGCCTCTCGGTCCCACAGTGCTCAGGACGTGGTAGCAGCATGTGCAGACAGGGTCTGTGCTGTAATACAGGCCTTCTACAACTGCTGCTCATGTCATACACCTCAGGG CATGACTTCTCCCCGGTTCATTGAGTTTGTGGTCAGGCATGATGCCGTGCTGAAATTCTTGGTAACAAG GAATCCCAAGATCATCTTTGACCACTTCCACTTCCTACTGGAATGTCCAGAGCTCATGTCCAGATTCATGCACATCATTAAGGCACAG GACTTCACTGCCCGTCGAGAGTGGTTTTACGAGAACCTTCACCCTCAGACAGGTGACAGAGACCTGGTGCACAGGCCTCCAAGTGAAGATGATGTGCTGCTTATAAACAGAG AACAAGTGTTTGACAGCAGCTGCAAGATTGTCACTAAGTTGAACAGTGAAAAACTCAAGGAGAACATTGCTGTCAAGTTCAGTGGGGAGGAGGGAATG GGCCAGGGTGTGGTGAGAGAGTGGTTCGACATCCTGTCCAAGGAGATTCTTAATCCAGATTACGCACTCTTCACAATGTCTGCTGATG GCAGCACCTTCCAACCCAACAGTAACTCAGCTGTCAACCCTGACCATCTGAACTACTTCAGGTTTGCTGGAGGCATCATGGGCCTGGCTCTGTACCACAGGCAGCTTCTCAATGTGTACTTCACTCGGTCCTTCTACAAACATATCCTGG GTATCCCAGTGAACTATCATGATGTCGCCTCTATTGACCCAGAGTATGCAAAGAATTTGCAG TGGATCCTGGACCATGACATCAGTGACCTTGGGCTGGAGTTGACGTTCTCCGTGGAAACAGACGTGTTTGGAGCTATGGAGGAAGTGGAGCTGAAACCTGATGGTAAAAACATACAGGTTACAGAGGCAAACAAG GCTGAGTATGTTCAACTGGTGACAGAGCTGCGTATGACCAGGGCCATCCAACCTCAGATCAATGCATTCCTGCAGGGATTCCATGCTTTCATTCCCTGTTCTCTGGTGCAGCTCTTTGATGAGTATGAATTG GAGCTGATGCTGTCTGGTCTGCCTGAAGTAGATGTGGAAGACTTTGAAAAGAATACAGATTACAACAGTGGTTACACAGCTGACTGCCCTGTCATTAAG TGGTTCTGGGAGACCGTGAGGGATTTTCCCCAACAAGAAAGAGTGTTGCTGCTGCAGTTTGTAACAGGAAG CTCCAGGGTTCCCCATGGTGGGTTTGCCTATCTTCCAGGAGGAAGTGGGATGCAGAAGATCACCATTTCTCCTGTCACGTACACCCCAAACCTACTGCCTACTGCCAGCACATG